The region ATTTGACATTTGATGACGGTCCGAACCAATACACCGCGCAAATTTTAGATACATTGGCCCGCTATCAGGCCAAAGCCACTTTTTTCATGCTGTCCGGGCAGATCGAAAGCTACCCGGCGCAGGTCAAGCGCATGGCCCAGAGCTTCCATGGCCTCGCGCTGCATGGGGTGACGCACAACGCTAACAAGATCTACGCTTCGCCGCAGACGGTCGTGGGAGAGATGGAAGCGTGCAACGCTGCGCTGACCCGTGTCACCGGCCTGCGCACGAACATGGTGCGCGTCCCGTACGGCAGCATTCCGTGGATGACGCAGAGCTATCGCGATGCGCTGGTCAACGCCGGGTACCGCATGTGGGACTGGACGGTGGACAGCTTCGATTCACGCAGCACCAACCCCGACCCGGATGACATCGTGCGGGAAGTCGCTTCACAGACGGCCGGGCAAACCGCGCCGGTGATTCTGCTGCATGACCGACAAGCCACGCTGGCAGCTCTGCCGCGCATTTTGCAGCAGCTGCAGCAAATGAAATACGAGCTGCGCCCGCTGCAAGGCAGCATGAGACCGCATAATTTTTGGAATGACCGCAGATGAGCG is a window of Tumebacillus sp. BK434 DNA encoding:
- a CDS encoding polysaccharide deacetylase family protein produces the protein MRKILLFFTLLLILTCSFNTGAHAQTQAEYVAIAYNDKLVRFPDALPEVVSGVTYLPVRFFAEAMGARVEYNSARETVRIETGSQTVLIDILQHKITMPGGETRSVAVYMKQGRVMVPFRLIGETFGYEITYLAKGPLARAIDSRARLTDEQFYTANKQTILAEKAKLPDKIAYLTFDDGPNQYTAQILDTLARYQAKATFFMLSGQIESYPAQVKRMAQSFHGLALHGVTHNANKIYASPQTVVGEMEACNAALTRVTGLRTNMVRVPYGSIPWMTQSYRDALVNAGYRMWDWTVDSFDSRSTNPDPDDIVREVASQTAGQTAPVILLHDRQATLAALPRILQQLQQMKYELRPLQGSMRPHNFWNDRR